One genomic window of uncultured Fibrobacter sp. includes the following:
- the hisH gene encoding imidazole glycerol phosphate synthase subunit HisH, whose amino-acid sequence MSANPIIVVDYNAGNLTSVMNALSHIGVDAKSSRDADEIAKATRLIFPGVGAAASAMETLTKTGIGEAIKTVVKAGNPVLGICIGCQIILEESEEDGGVKTLGLIPGKAVRFKDEPGLKIPHMGWNQVEFTREHPIMKGIRSGCDFYYVHSYHPQVPAEYAFAETTYGTQTFQGIVGKDNLIATQFHQEKSGDVGLAMLKNFCEWMV is encoded by the coding sequence ATGTCCGCAAATCCCATAATCGTGGTTGACTACAATGCCGGTAACTTGACGTCCGTGATGAATGCGCTCTCGCATATTGGCGTGGACGCGAAGTCGAGCCGCGATGCCGACGAAATTGCGAAGGCGACCCGGTTGATTTTCCCGGGTGTGGGTGCTGCGGCATCGGCCATGGAAACTTTGACGAAAACCGGAATCGGCGAAGCCATCAAGACGGTGGTGAAGGCCGGGAATCCCGTGCTCGGCATTTGCATCGGCTGCCAGATTATCCTCGAAGAAAGCGAGGAAGACGGTGGCGTGAAGACGCTCGGACTCATTCCAGGGAAGGCGGTGCGTTTCAAGGACGAACCGGGCCTCAAGATTCCGCACATGGGCTGGAACCAGGTGGAGTTCACCCGCGAACACCCGATTATGAAGGGAATCCGCAGCGGTTGCGACTTCTATTACGTACACTCCTACCACCCGCAGGTGCCGGCAGAATACGCCTTTGCCGAGACGACTTACGGCACGCAGACGTTCCAGGGAATCGTGGGTAAGGACAACCTAATCGCGACACAGTTCCATCAGGAAAAGAGCGGTGACGTTGGACTCGCCATGCTCAAGAATTTCTGTGAATGGATGGTTTAG
- a CDS encoding SpoVG family protein — protein sequence MSDNTAGNSTDTLIQKESASFDCLAVTNVQIFPFKEGMSLGKIKAMASVVLNDQFQIRGLRVIDGINGYFVSYPCDPFFKGEETRYVCAPITRQLREHIENCVLERYQQCMN from the coding sequence ATGTCTGACAATACGGCAGGAAACAGCACCGATACCCTTATTCAAAAGGAATCCGCATCGTTTGATTGTCTTGCGGTGACTAACGTACAAATCTTCCCTTTCAAGGAGGGAATGTCCCTTGGCAAAATCAAGGCGATGGCTTCGGTTGTCCTAAACGACCAATTTCAAATTCGCGGGCTTCGCGTCATCGATGGCATAAACGGATATTTCGTCAGTTACCCGTGCGATCCATTTTTCAAGGGCGAAGAAACTCGCTATGTCTGCGCACCAATTACACGCCAACTCCGCGAGCACATTGAAAATTGCGTTCTTGAACGCTACCAACAATGCATGAACTAA
- a CDS encoding YifB family Mg chelatase-like AAA ATPase → MFRRIRSYCLFGIKAVPVSVEVDASQGLPGFTLVGLPDNAVRESRERVVSAIRSVGKVVTGFRTTVNLSPADLRKEGSALDLPLAIGLLVSTGEIEIPKLERYVFVGELSLDGLLKPVRGVLSVAMSLPRGDDSILVIPKANSAEASLVEGLRYISVDTLSECIEILEGGAGSSIYVAKGLTQKAAPPSSSIPDFKNVVGMSNVKRALEVAAAGAHNFLLVGSPGAGKTLCARCLPGILPEMTDEEILETTRIHSCARRSGDSEAFRPILSRPFRTPHHSASMVSLVGGGARLLPGEASLAHNGVLFLDELPEFNRGVLEALREPMEDGAISVSRASGTVVWPARFMMGAAMNPCPCGFAMDPKRACTCLPEARKRYRERISGPLLDRIDIQVSVPPVDAGNFIGKPEGESSATIRKRVCAARNIQHQRFTGTPFKANAEMSSECAQRFAKMTSATERFAVSAADKMNLSARGYYRLLKVARTIADLRNNESVEISDLSEALRYKTYS, encoded by the coding sequence TTGTTTCGCAGAATCCGTTCTTACTGTCTGTTTGGAATTAAGGCCGTCCCGGTCAGTGTCGAAGTTGATGCTTCACAGGGTTTACCGGGATTCACCTTGGTTGGGCTTCCGGACAACGCAGTGAGGGAATCCCGCGAGCGGGTCGTTTCTGCCATCCGCTCCGTAGGAAAGGTGGTGACAGGTTTCCGAACAACGGTGAACCTGTCACCCGCGGACTTGCGCAAGGAAGGTTCCGCACTGGACCTGCCCCTTGCAATTGGTTTGCTCGTATCCACAGGCGAAATTGAAATTCCTAAACTGGAACGATATGTCTTTGTTGGAGAGCTTTCTCTTGACGGGCTCCTGAAACCCGTCAGGGGTGTGCTTTCGGTAGCGATGAGTCTACCGCGAGGGGATGATAGCATACTCGTCATACCGAAAGCCAATTCCGCAGAAGCTTCGCTAGTCGAAGGCCTGCGTTACATAAGTGTAGATACTTTATCCGAGTGCATCGAAATCTTGGAAGGCGGGGCGGGAAGTTCCATATATGTAGCTAAAGGGTTGACACAAAAAGCCGCCCCGCCTTCTTCGTCCATCCCGGACTTCAAGAATGTCGTCGGGATGTCCAACGTAAAGAGGGCACTCGAAGTGGCCGCCGCCGGCGCCCACAATTTCTTGTTGGTCGGTTCGCCGGGCGCAGGCAAGACGCTGTGCGCCCGGTGTTTGCCGGGAATCCTTCCCGAAATGACCGACGAAGAAATCCTGGAAACGACGCGAATCCACTCCTGCGCCAGACGTTCTGGAGATTCCGAAGCATTTAGGCCGATTCTCTCCCGGCCATTCCGCACGCCGCATCATTCTGCATCAATGGTATCACTTGTGGGCGGCGGGGCGAGGCTCCTTCCCGGTGAAGCGAGCCTCGCCCATAACGGAGTTCTCTTCTTGGACGAGTTGCCAGAATTCAACCGAGGCGTACTCGAAGCCCTGCGGGAACCCATGGAAGACGGAGCCATTTCGGTAAGCCGCGCAAGCGGGACCGTCGTATGGCCAGCCCGCTTCATGATGGGTGCCGCAATGAACCCGTGCCCCTGCGGTTTCGCGATGGACCCAAAGCGAGCCTGCACTTGCTTACCCGAAGCCCGCAAACGTTACAGGGAGCGCATCTCGGGTCCACTGCTCGACCGTATCGACATCCAGGTGAGCGTTCCCCCAGTAGACGCCGGCAATTTCATCGGAAAACCCGAAGGGGAATCGTCGGCGACAATACGCAAACGAGTCTGCGCGGCACGCAACATCCAGCACCAACGGTTCACGGGAACACCCTTCAAAGCCAATGCGGAAATGTCCTCGGAATGCGCGCAACGCTTCGCCAAGATGACCTCTGCAACGGAACGCTTTGCCGTTTCCGCCGCCGACAAAATGAACCTGAGCGCACGTGGCTACTATCGGCTCCTGAAGGTCGCACGAACTATCGCCGACCTGCGGAATAACGAATCTGTTGAAATTTCGGATTTATCAGAAGCGCTGAGGTACAAGACCTACAGCTAG
- a CDS encoding dihydroneopterin aldolase, giving the protein MVINPGKISLKDLEFNCILGTLPYERENEQPIVLNVSIMVDFTQAARNEDLAHSIDYAQLAEDLQRFIRLSCFQLEETLVVETAKYILEHYPKALAAEVRVCKPNAIPGAAGAESSVVIRR; this is encoded by the coding sequence ATGGTAATAAATCCGGGTAAGATTTCACTCAAGGATCTTGAGTTCAACTGCATTCTCGGGACCCTTCCTTACGAAAGGGAAAACGAGCAGCCCATAGTTCTCAATGTTTCGATTATGGTGGATTTTACCCAGGCCGCACGCAACGAGGATTTGGCCCATTCAATAGATTATGCACAATTGGCGGAAGACCTTCAACGGTTCATCCGCCTTTCTTGTTTCCAATTGGAAGAAACCTTGGTCGTCGAGACGGCCAAGTATATTTTAGAGCATTACCCCAAGGCTCTGGCGGCCGAGGTTCGCGTATGCAAGCCTAATGCAATTCCTGGTGCTGCTGGTGCAGAATCAAGCGTTGTTATCAGGCGTTAG